In Actinomadura luteofluorescens, the sequence CCACTCCGGCGCGCTCCAGGTTGCGGACGAACGGCGTCATGTCGGAGGCGTCCACCTCGAACACTTCGACGGCGACCGGCTTGGTGGAGTAGGCGTCCCGCAGCGTCCGGACGACGGCGTCCCTGATCGAGGTACCGAACTCCGAGTTCTCCACGATGATGCCGATCCTGCGCAGCCCGCGGACCTCGTGCAGGAACCGCGCCGCCACCCTCGCCTGTTGCGTGGTGTTGTAGACGAGCTGGTAGTGGTGGGGGAAGCGGTCGCCGTCCCCGAGCAGCTCCGCGCCGCCCCACGCCGACTGGATCAGCTTCGCGCGGGCGAGCGCCGTCACCGACGCCAGCACCTGTGAGCTCCCCGTCGGGCCGACCACGAAGGTCGGCTCGTCCCGGATGAGCCGCTGCGCCACGGCGGGCTGGCTGGCCGGAGACCCCTTGTCGTCGTGTTCGGAGACCTCCACGGCCTCCCCGAGCATCCCGCCCGCGGCCTTGACGTCCTCCAGGGCGAGCCTCGCGCCGACGTAGATCGGCTTGTAGGCGGCGGCGAGCCGGCCGGTCTTCGGCTCCACCCAGCCGATCCGGGCCGCCTTCGCGCCGCCGCCCGCCGGGCTCCCGCACGCCGCGGCGCCCAGGCCCAGCGCGCCGAGCGCGGCGGCCGACGCGGCGCCCGTCAGGAACCCTCGCCGGGACATCCCGTCCATCCGGTAAGTGACCAAGACGGCCTCCTCGTTTGGTGTATGAACGTTTGTATACTTCGCTCCAATGCACGTCAAGAGACACCCGGGAGTTCGCAAGGAGGGACCAGCGTGGGCCCGCACGGCCCGCGCCACGCCGGACGGCCCGCCGCCGGCCGTCGCGGGACACGCTCACACGGGCGAGGCGACGCGCTCCGAACTGGTCGCCTAGGAGGCGTGTGCCGGGCGCAGGCTGAGACAGGGGCGCCTCCGGGTGTTCACGGCGTAGTCGCAAAACCGTGAGACAGAACCCTCCACGTCAGATGCCCCCGCGCCAGGGTCACCAGGGGTTCCGGGCCTCGACGCGCCTTCCGGTCGCCGGGGCGAAGAACCGAGATGACATGCGACCGCCGGGACTGCGATCATGCGCGCCATGATCTTGGTCTTCTCGGGGGTGCGCCGTGCAGCCGCTGCGTCCGGCTGATCCGGCCGCGATCGGCGGCTATCCGCTGCTGGGCCGGTTGGGCGAGGGCGGG encodes:
- a CDS encoding ABC transporter substrate-binding protein, translating into MVTYRMDGMSRRGFLTGAASAAALGALGLGAAACGSPAGGGAKAARIGWVEPKTGRLAAAYKPIYVGARLALEDVKAAGGMLGEAVEVSEHDDKGSPASQPAVAQRLIRDEPTFVVGPTGSSQVLASVTALARAKLIQSAWGGAELLGDGDRFPHHYQLVYNTTQQARVAARFLHEVRGLRRIGIIVENSEFGTSIRDAVVRTLRDAYSTKPVAVEVFEVDASDMTPFVRNLERAGVDGLGLFTGQPQATVLILRAMAASDFHPVIVSHDLNYIDALGEFPRALLDGFFGTTYRGLTYTGEEKPSDEVRKLVERINRHPDTAGLGYSAVTSPYYDYMMLMAKVVEDTRSLDPAKLKAALDRVSGHAGIRAKVSFTAKRHSGIADEDITIGTLMSAKEPESLGGVLRRRADGV